One Deinococcus sp. LM3 genomic region harbors:
- a CDS encoding metallophosphoesterase family protein, whose protein sequence is MIRLAILADLHANLAATLAVHADVQRRGLTDIWVLGDLVGKGPRPREVLDWTQAHATRVIQGNWDARVAGATHRPQDLWPRSRLTPAGLTYLAELPYGIEEQFGGAWWRFVHASSRGLFHRLYPHSSLHDQLESFAPNPTFGLTQHADALVYADMHEALLLDVEGRPLINCGSVGNPLDSTLPCYLILEFDPHSPVHSATFVRLTYDRDDEIRAAEESGMPFTREYIAELLTGAYQKRRARTGEG, encoded by the coding sequence ATGATTCGCCTCGCCATTCTCGCGGACCTGCACGCCAACCTGGCGGCCACGCTCGCGGTCCACGCAGACGTGCAGCGGCGCGGCCTGACCGACATCTGGGTCCTGGGGGACCTGGTGGGCAAGGGCCCCCGCCCCCGTGAAGTGCTCGACTGGACGCAGGCGCACGCCACGCGCGTCATTCAGGGCAACTGGGACGCCCGCGTGGCCGGCGCCACGCACCGCCCGCAGGACCTGTGGCCGCGCAGCCGCCTCACGCCCGCCGGCCTGACGTACCTCGCCGAACTGCCGTACGGCATCGAGGAGCAGTTCGGGGGCGCGTGGTGGCGTTTCGTGCACGCCAGCAGCCGCGGCCTGTTCCACCGTCTGTACCCGCACAGCAGCCTGCATGACCAGCTGGAATCCTTCGCGCCCAACCCGACGTTCGGTCTGACGCAGCACGCCGACGCCCTCGTGTACGCCGACATGCACGAGGCGCTGCTGCTGGACGTGGAGGGCCGCCCCCTGATCAACTGCGGCAGTGTGGGCAACCCGCTGGACTCCACGTTGCCGTGCTACCTGATCCTGGAATTCGACCCGCACTCGCCGGTGCACAGCGCGACCTTCGTGCGCCTGACCTACGACCGCGACGACGAGATCCGCGCCGCCGAGGAAAGCGGCATGCCGTTCACGCGCGAGTACATCGCGGAACTGCTGACCGGCGCGTACCAGAAACGCCGCGCCCGGACCGGCGAGGGCTGA
- a CDS encoding flavin reductase family protein, with amino-acid sequence MSEPQQDRAPQEQAQQGGLNATEFRQTLGRFTSGVTVVTASDGQTRRGMTASAFVSVSLAPPLILVSVDRRAQMHALLSSESVTHFGVNVLSATQRHLSDHFAGKPGPEESVPWFEHEGLPLIGGSVAQLVCRRHEVIPAGDHTLFVGFVEYSRYTDDDPLVYFRGQYHELG; translated from the coding sequence ATGAGTGAACCGCAGCAGGACCGGGCGCCGCAGGAGCAGGCGCAGCAGGGTGGCCTGAACGCCACGGAATTCCGTCAGACGCTGGGCCGTTTCACGAGCGGCGTGACGGTCGTCACCGCCTCGGACGGCCAGACGCGCCGGGGCATGACGGCCAGCGCCTTCGTGTCGGTCAGCCTCGCGCCGCCGCTGATCCTGGTCAGCGTGGACCGCCGCGCGCAGATGCACGCCCTGCTGAGCAGCGAGAGCGTCACGCACTTCGGCGTGAACGTCCTGTCGGCCACGCAGCGGCACCTGAGTGACCACTTCGCCGGAAAGCCCGGCCCCGAGGAGAGCGTCCCGTGGTTCGAGCACGAGGGCCTGCCCCTGATCGGCGGGAGCGTCGCGCAGCTGGTGTGCCGCCGCCACGAGGTCATTCCGGCCGGGGATCACACGCTGTTCGTGGGCTTCGTGGAGTACAGCCGCTACACCGACGACGACCCGCTGGTGTACTTCCGCGGGCAGTACCACGAACTGGGCTGA
- a CDS encoding family 10 glycosylhydrolase, which yields MTFPLSRRAAPLLLTSVLALSAAAGRVAAQDAPATQPAAPATAGAASTPAPAVAVPAPTTQPGANLRGLWIDAFGPGLKTRAQVAQTVADAERMGVNTLFVQAIRRADCLCLKASVPTVTDADLEKNFDPLRVITTLAHARGMRVIAWASVTGVGNTAAPNTDPAHVLRRHGAEAGANSWLARRPDGSWQEGRDTWLDAGIPAAAEYMTQAVLSIVRNYPVDGVQLDRIRYPDGDVWGYDPKTLARYRAETGRTGTPAPSDPVWAAWKRQQVTNLVRRITLESKALRPDLWVSAATITYQTAPRAGDLTAFRRTRTYGDVLQDWPEWMRAGLIDLNVLMNYKRDGQPDQAQWFDGWNAFALSVRDRPDGARAAVAAGTAMYLNDPAVTAAQARRSVQTGMGWVGYSYRTPTAGVYGQRESTAQGLKAVQAVLSAPGMPLERPLRWTDEAPTVRGLLGRVTGAVTPGHRTVQAVQGGQVVAETLTDALGYYGFAALPAGKTEVRVSGQRWTDTIPGRGVVRLPDLLIRDAAPVPVLPPRR from the coding sequence ATGACGTTTCCCCTGTCGCGCCGCGCCGCTCCGTTGCTCCTGACCTCCGTCCTCGCCCTGTCTGCCGCTGCGGGGAGAGTGGCCGCGCAGGACGCGCCCGCGACGCAACCGGCCGCGCCCGCGACGGCAGGGGCGGCCAGCACCCCGGCGCCGGCTGTGGCGGTACCCGCTCCCACGACGCAGCCGGGCGCGAACCTGCGCGGGCTGTGGATCGACGCGTTCGGGCCGGGCCTGAAGACGCGGGCGCAGGTCGCGCAGACTGTGGCGGACGCCGAGCGCATGGGCGTGAACACCCTGTTCGTGCAGGCCATCCGCCGCGCCGACTGCCTGTGCCTGAAGGCCAGCGTGCCCACCGTGACCGACGCGGACCTGGAGAAGAACTTCGACCCGCTGCGGGTGATCACCACGCTGGCGCACGCGCGCGGCATGCGCGTGATCGCCTGGGCCAGCGTGACGGGCGTGGGCAACACGGCCGCGCCGAACACCGACCCGGCGCACGTGCTGCGCCGACATGGCGCGGAGGCCGGCGCGAACTCCTGGCTGGCCCGCCGACCCGACGGCAGCTGGCAGGAGGGCCGGGACACCTGGCTGGACGCCGGGATTCCCGCCGCCGCCGAGTACATGACGCAGGCCGTCCTGAGCATCGTGCGGAACTACCCGGTGGACGGCGTGCAGCTCGACCGCATCCGCTACCCGGACGGGGACGTGTGGGGCTACGATCCCAAGACCCTGGCCCGCTACCGCGCCGAGACGGGCCGCACCGGCACGCCCGCGCCCAGCGATCCCGTCTGGGCCGCCTGGAAACGGCAGCAGGTCACGAACCTCGTGCGGCGGATCACGCTGGAAAGCAAGGCGCTGCGCCCGGACCTGTGGGTGAGCGCGGCGACCATCACGTACCAGACCGCGCCGCGCGCCGGGGACCTCACGGCCTTCCGCCGGACCCGCACGTACGGCGACGTGCTGCAGGACTGGCCCGAATGGATGCGGGCCGGCCTGATCGACCTGAACGTCCTGATGAACTACAAACGCGACGGGCAGCCGGATCAGGCGCAGTGGTTCGACGGCTGGAACGCGTTCGCGCTGTCGGTGCGGGACCGCCCGGACGGCGCGCGGGCCGCCGTGGCTGCCGGGACGGCCATGTACCTGAACGATCCGGCCGTGACGGCCGCGCAGGCCCGCCGTTCGGTGCAGACCGGGATGGGCTGGGTGGGGTACTCGTACCGCACGCCGACCGCCGGGGTGTACGGGCAGCGCGAGTCGACGGCGCAGGGCCTGAAGGCCGTGCAGGCCGTACTGAGCGCACCCGGCATGCCGCTGGAGCGCCCGCTGCGCTGGACGGACGAGGCCCCGACCGTGCGCGGCCTGCTGGGGCGCGTGACCGGCGCCGTCACGCCCGGTCACCGGACCGTGCAGGCGGTGCAGGGCGGTCAGGTGGTCGCCGAGACGCTCACGGACGCCCTGGGGTACTACGGGTTCGCGGCGCTGCCGGCCGGGAAGACCGAGGTACGCGTCAGCGGGCAGCGCTGGACCGATACCATTCCCGGGCGGGGCGTGGTGCGTCTGCCGGACCTGCTGATCCGCGACGCGGCGCCCGTGCCGGTGCTTCCGCCGCGCCGCTGA